From Leopardus geoffroyi isolate Oge1 chromosome B4, O.geoffroyi_Oge1_pat1.0, whole genome shotgun sequence, a single genomic window includes:
- the SMIM41 gene encoding small integral membrane protein 41 — MLSARGSLQRLGSAPRGPPLRSPARPACWLGLPHIRPFRAHLGSRRLSMNGSGAGAAAPATWLSSCCNQSGVLPEPPEGPPVVQAAVLGVLSLLVLCGVLFLGGGLLLRAEGLTVMVLRERRASREAESSSAGRGDDNS, encoded by the coding sequence ATGCTCAGCGCCCGAGGGAGCCTACAGCGCCTGGGATCCGCCCCTCGGGGACCTCCCCTACGCAGCCCAGCGAGGCCCGCCTGCTGGCTTGGGCTCCCGCACATCAGGCCCTTCCGCGCACATCTGGGCAGCCGGCGCCTTAGCATGAACGGCTCTGGGGCGGGCGCCGCGGCCCCAGCCACTTGGCTGAGCTCCTGCTGCAACCAGTCGGGGGTGCTGCCTGAGCCCCCCGAGGGGCCACCCGTTGTGCAGGCGGCGGTGCTGGGCGTGCTGTCACTGCTCGTGCTCTGCGGGGTCCTGTTCCTGGGCGGCGGCCTCCTCCTGCGTGCGGAGGGCCTGACGGTGATGGTGCTCCGCGAGCGGCGCGCGTCCCGCGAGGCCGAGTCCAGCAGCGCCGGCCGAGGCGACGACAACTCCTAG